Proteins from a genomic interval of Musa acuminata AAA Group cultivar baxijiao chromosome BXJ1-9, Cavendish_Baxijiao_AAA, whole genome shotgun sequence:
- the LOC103997389 gene encoding stress-response A/B barrel domain-containing protein At5g22580, producing the protein MGSIRHLVLAKFKDEAAVEELLQGLQKLVSEIDVVKSFEWGEDVLKDERLGQGFTHAFLLTFGSAEDLATYIKHPSHVAFGKAFRAAIDKILAIDFPVVTNEISA; encoded by the exons ATGGGGAGCATTAGGCATCTCGTTCTGGCCAAGTTCAAGGAcgaggcggcggtggaggagcTGCTGCAAGGTTTGCAGAAACTCGTCTCGGAGATAGACGTCGTCAAATCCTTTGAATG GGGAGAGGACGTGCTCAAGGACGAGAGGCTCGGCCAAGGCTTCACTCATGCGTTCCTCTTGACCTTCGGGAGTGCCGAAGACCTTGCCACCTACATAAAGCACCCCAGCCATGTGGCATTCGGGAAGGCATTCCGTGCAGCCATTGACAAGATCCTGGCCATTGATTTCCCGGTGGTCACCAACGAGATTAGCGCTTGA
- the LOC135592741 gene encoding protein ACTIVITY OF BC1 COMPLEX KINASE 8, chloroplastic-like — translation MSVSLSSAPRILQDLLFLRPTAGRLHPLPGYCRLQSRRLRRLSSRVVVQSGSNERISVTEVSRDLDRYVGNGNGNGGGSGYGFREVVNGSANGKIEVILNGNEASNGSASLVYTDGNGAVAKEVDEVFEEAKRKKRVEDIGKEDAWFKKGGEQPQVSVTPGGRWNRFRTYSTIQRTLEIWGFVFAFLFKSWLNNQKFSYRGGMTEEKKVSRRKALAKWLKESILRLGPTFIKTGQQFSTRVDILPQEYVDQLSELQDQVPPFPSETAISIIEEELGASLDDIFDRFDYEPIAAASLGQVHRASLNGQEVVIKVQRPALKELFDIDLKNLRVIAEYLQKVDPKSDGARRDWVAIYDECASVLYQEIDYTEEAANAEKFAENFKDMDYVKVPKIYWEYTTPQVLTMEYVPGIKINRIKQLDQLGVDRKRLGRYAVESYLEQILSHGFFHADPHPGNIAVDDVNGGRLIFYDFGMMGSISSNIREGLLEAFYGIYEKDPDRVLQAMIQMGVLVPTGDMTAVRRTAQFFLNSFEERLAAQVKEREMATTELGFKKPLTKEERLEKKKQRLAAIGEDLLAIAADQPFRFPATFTFVVRAFSVLDGIGKGLDPRFDITEIAKPYALELLRFREAGIEVIVKDVKKRWERQSSAFYNLFRQADRVEKLAQIIQRLEKGDLKLRVRTLESERAFQRVAAVQRTIGNGVAAGSLVNLATILYFNSIRVPAVAAYLLCAFFGTQVLFGILKIKKLDQQERLITGTA, via the exons ATGTCAGTTTCTCTCTCATCTGCTCCGCGGATCCTCCAAGACCTTCTCTTCCTCCGCCCCACCGCCGGCCGCCTCCACCCTCTTCCCGGGTACTGCCGGTTGCAGAGTCGTCGACTGCGGAGGCTCTCGTCTCGAGTCGTTGTTCAGTCGGGTTCCAATGAGAGAATTTCGGTCACTGAGGTCTCCAGGGACTTGGATAGGTATGTGGGGAACGGGAATGGGAACGGTGGCGGCAGCGGATACGGGTTCAGGGAAGTAGTTAACGGGAGTGCGAATGGGAAAATCGAGGTGATACTTAATGGGAATGAGGCAAGTAATGGCAGTGCGAGTTTGGTGTACACTGATGGGAATGGAGCGGTAGCGAAGGAAGTGGATGAGGTTTTTGAGGAGGCGAAGCGGAAAAAGAGGGTTGAAGATATAGGAAAAGAGGATGCTTGGTTCAAAAAGGGTGGAGAACAACCGCAG GTCTCTGTTACTCCTGGAGGGCGTTGGAATAGGTTCAGAACTTATTCTACAATTCAAAGAACCTTGGAAATATGGGGCTTtgtttttgcatttctttttaagTCTTGGCTTAACAACCAGAAGTTCTCTTACCGAG GAGGAATGACTGAGGAGAAAAAGGTTTCAAGGCGAAAAGCCCTTGCTAAATGGTTAAAGGAAAGTATCCTGAGGTTAGGTCCCACATTCATTAAAACAGGTCAGCAGTTCTCCACAAGGGTGGATATTCTTCCACAGGAGTATGTGGATCAATTGTCTGAACTTCAG GACCAAGTTCCACCATTCCCTTCAGAAACTGCCATCTCAATAATTGAAGAAGAACTTGGagcttctttggatgatatttttgATCGATTTGATTATGAGCCAATAGCTGCTGCAAGTCTTG GTCAGGTGCATCGTGCAAGTTTGAATGGCCAAGAAGTGGTGATTAAAGTGCAAAGACCTGCCCTTAAGGAGCTATTTGATATTGATCTGAAGAATCTGAGG GTTATAGCTGAATACCTTCAGAAGGTGGACCCCAAGTCAGATGGTGCCAGAAGAGATTGGGTTGCTATATATGATGAATGTGCCAGTGTCCTTTATCAG GAAATAGATTATACAGAAGAAGCAGCTAATGCAGAAAAGTTTGCTGAAAACTTCAAAGATATGGATTACGTAAAGGTGCCTAAAATTTACTGGGAATACACCACACCACAG GTACTCACAATGGAATATGTTCCAGGAATAAAGATAAACAGGATAAAGCAATTAGATCAGTTGGGTGTCGATCGAAAAAG GTTGGGCCGATATGCTGTTGAGTCTTACCTTGAACAGATTTTGTCCCATGGGTTTTTCCATGCTGACCCG CATCCTGGGAATATTGCTGTGGATGATGTAAATGGTGGGAGGCTCATCTTTTACGACTTTGGAATGATGGGAAG CATTAGCTCCAATATTAGGGAAGGGCTTCTTGAAGCATTCTATGGAATTTATGAGAAAGACCCAGACCGG GTGCTTCAAGCAATGATTCAAATGGGTGTTCTTGTTCCTACAGGGGATATGACAGCTGTCAGACGAACAGCTCAATTCTTTCTTAATAG TTTCGAAGAGCGCCTTGCAGCTCAAGTTAAAGAGAGGGAGATGGCAACAACAGAGCTGGGCTTCAAAAAGCCATTGACTAAAGAAGAAAGATTAGAGAAGAAGAAGCAACGGCTGGCAGCAATAG GGGAGGATCTTTTGGCCATTGCTGCTGATCAACCTTTCCGTTTTCCAGCTACTTTCACATTTGTTGTTAGAGCATTTTCAG TACTAGATGGAATAGGAAAGGGACTTGATCCGAGATTTGACATTACTGAGATTGCCAAACC GTATGCCTTGGAATTGCTTAGGTTCCGAGAAGCTGGTATTGAAGTTATTGTCAAG GACGTTAAGAAAAGATGGGAAAGACAGTCGAGTGCTTTCTATAACTTGTTTAGACAGGCTGACAGAGTAGAAAAGTTGGCACAAATAATTCAAAGATTG GAGAAAGGTGATCTCAAACTTCGGGTGCGAACACTGGAATCAGAAAGAGCATTTCAAAGAGTCGCTGCTGTCCAAAGGACAATTGGAAAC GGTGTTGCTGCTGGAAGTTTAGTAAACCTTGCAACAATCTTATATTTCAATTCCATTCGA GTGCCTGCTGTGGCTGCATACCTACTATGTGCATTTTTCGGGACGCAAGTCCTCTTTGGcattctcaaaataaaaaagttagatcaGCAGGAGAGATTGATAACCGGCACCGCTTGA
- the LOC135594225 gene encoding uncharacterized protein LOC135594225, translated as MTPIVSVMFLLFLVLLAANRTAGIRLLEEESVASLRNQVHEEKSLMKEGALLRGCHGDCSGKTRKLMTDAMATSKNDTGSQDDLHKAPPVSRQPQTYPDVVDIAGMDYSPANRKPPIHN; from the exons ATGACGCCTATCGTGTCAGTGATGTTTCTCCTTTTTCTGGTTCTCCTCGCAGCTAACAGGACTGCAG GGATCAGATTGTTGGAAGAAGAATCAGTGGCTTCCCTACGCAACCAAGTGCAT GAGGAAAAGAGCTTGATGAAAGAAGGAGCGCTTCTACGTGGATGCCATGGGGATTGTTCAG GAAAGACTAGGAAACTCATGACCGATGCGATGGCCACTTCCAAG AACGATACCGGAAGCCAAGACGACCTCCACAAGGCCCCGCCTGTTTCAAGGCAACCTCAGACCTACCCGGACGTCGTAGACATAGCAGGAATGGACTACTCTCCTGCCAACAGGAAGCCTCCGATCCACAACTGA
- the LOC103997388 gene encoding stress-response A/B barrel domain-containing protein At5g22580: protein MGHIKHLVLAKFKDGAAVEELLQGLQNLVSEIDVIKSFEWGEDVLKDERLGQGFTHAFLLSFGSAEDLAAYIKHPSHVEYGKAFRAAIDKVLAIDFPVVAKEISAGRKKYASNI from the exons ATGGGACACATCAAGCATTTAGTTCTCGCCAAGTTCAAGGATGGAGCGGCGGTGGAGGAGCTGCTGCAAGGCTTGCAGAATCTTGTCTCGGAGATCGACGTTATCAAATCCTTCGAAtg GGGAGAGGACGTGCTCAAGGACGAGAGGCTCGGCCAAGGCTTCACTCATGCTTTCCTGTTGAGCTTTGGGAGCGCTGAAGACCTTGCCGCCTACATAAAGCACCCCAGCCATGTGGAGTACGGGAAGGCATTCCGTGCAGCCATTGACAAGGTCTTGGCCATTGATTTCCCGGTGGTTGCCAAAGAGATTAGTGCTGGACGCAAAAAGTATGCTTCGAATATATAG